AGACCGACATCGCCGACCTGATCGCGTCCATTCAGGCGGACGTGACTGCGATCGTCCGTGGTGAACTCGAGCTGGCCAAGGCCGAGCTGATCCCCCAGGCCAAGCGGGCCGGGATTGGTGCCGGACTGTTCGGCGCCGTCGGCTATCTGGGCTTGTCGGCGATGGCTGTGCTGTTCTCGACCATCGGCTTCGCCTGGGCCATCGGCTTCCAGGCATGGTTCCATCTCGACCTGCTGCCGGCCCTGTTCTGGGGCTTCCTCACCGACACCGTCACCATGCTGCTGGTGGCCGCGGTGCTCGCACTGATCGGCAAGGCCCAGATGAAGTTCTCCGGACCGGAGGCAACCGTCGCCCAGGCCGAGGCCTCCGTGGCTGCCGTGAAGGACGCCGTCGAGCGCGGCAAGGACGAAGTGGCCGAGCTGTCCATCACCGGCGGAAAGCGTCCCCAGGTACCCGAACTCCCCTGACCGGTCCGGCCGGCCCCAGGTCGTCCGCCCGCGTTCGCTCACGTCCTCCTCCGCGTTCGCTACCGAACGCAACTCTTGCTGCCGAAATTCCGGTAGCAAAGGTTGCCATCGGTAGCGCGAACCGGGAGGCGGACGCGAGGAGGGGACGCGGGGACGGAGCGAGCTCAGCCGAGCCGGTAGGCCCAGGACTACCAGCCGAGCCGGTAGACCCGGGACTCCCAGCCGGCCAGGGTGTCGGACAGCTCGTCGTGAGTGCCGAGGATGAGCCGAGCGCCGACCAGCGAAGGCAGGTCATCCAGCGGCAGCGGAACCGGAGCCGAGGACCAGTTGGCGACCACCAGCAGCGCCTGGTCGTCCAGGCTGCGCAGGTAGCAGAACAGGGACGGATGCTCGCCGAGCAGCAGCTCGAATCGTCCCTCCCGGACCAGAGCGGAGTCGTGACGCAACGCGATCAGCTTGCGGTAGTGATGGAACACCGAGCCGGGGTCGGCCACGGCGTCCGCAGCGTTGATCTGGTCGTGGTTGGCGTTCACCGGTAGCCACGGCGTCCCCGTGCTGAAGCCTGCGCCGGCGCCGCCATGCCAGGGCACCGGAGTGCGCGCATTGTCCCGGCTGCGCTGGGCCAGCGCCCCGAGCAGCTGCGCCGGGTCCATGCCGAGCGCGAGTCCACCGGCGTAGAAGTTGCGGGACTCGATGTCGTCATACTGCTCAATGCCGGTCAGCCCGGCATTGGTCATCCCGAGCTCCTCGCCCTGATAGACGAACGGGGTCCCCTTCAGCAGATGCAGCGTGGTGGCCAGGGTCTTGGCCGACGCCACCCGGAACTCCGGCGAGTCGTCGCCGAACCGGGAGACCGAGCGCGGCTGATCGTGGTTCTCCCAGTACAGCGAGTTCCAGCCAACGTCGGCCAGTTCCTGCTGCCAGTGCGCAAGGTTCGCCTTGAGCGCGGGCAGCCGCAGCGGAACGATGTCCCACTTCAGTCCGGACGGCCCGGCATCCAACATCATGTGCTCGAAGGTGAACACCATGCCCAGCTCGCCGGCTTCGGGGTCGGTGTGCGCGCGGGCGTCCGCGCTGTTCACCAGCACCATCTCGCCCACCGTGAACAGCTGCCGCTCGTCGATGCCGACCTCGCGGTTCAGCTCCTTCAGGAACTCATGCAGCCGCGGCCCTTCGGCCACCACGGACGGGTCGTAGCAGATCCCGTCCGGACCGGCCGGACCGTCGGCCAGCGGCAGGGTCTTGGAGATCAGGTTGATCACGTCGAACCGGAAGCCGTCCACGCCGCGGTCCAGCCAGCGCCGCATCATCGCGTACAACTCGGCTCTGACTTCGGGGTTCTCCCAGTTCAGGTCGGGCTGACGGGGGCTGAACAGGTGCAGGTAGTACTCGCCGGAGGCCGGGTCGAACTTCCAGCCCCGACCGGCGAAGAACGAGCCCCAGTTGGTCGGCTCGGCGCCCTCGCTGCCCGGCTCGAAGCCGTCGCGGGCCGGACGCCAGTAGTACCAGTCCCGCTTCGGCGAGCCCGGCTTGCGGGACTCGAGGAACCACGGGTGCACATCGGAGGTGTGGTTGATCACCATGTCGAGCACCAGCCGGATGCCGCGGGCGTGCAGCCCCTCCACCAGCGCATCGAAGTCAGCCAGGGTGCCGAAGAGCGGGTCGATGTCGTCGTAGTCGCTGATGTCGTAGCCGTTGTCGTCCATCGGCGAGCGATAGATCGGCGATAGCCAGACCACGTCCACGCCGAGCATGGCCAGGTAGTCCAGGTGAGTGAGGATGCCCTTGAGATCGCCGACCCCGTCGCCATTGCTGTCAGCGAAGGACCGCGGGTAGATCTGGTATGCGACTGCGCTGTGCCACCACGCCATGGCTCCATCATGGCCGATCGGGTGCGCCCCGGCGGTGCGCCGTGCGGACGACACCGCGCCGGTTCAGCCGGCCAGGAACCGCGCCGGAATCTCGGTGTGCCGATCGCGGGGCCAGGGCTTGGTCCAGCCGAGCAGCTCGAACAGTTCGTCGAGCAGGTAGGCGGTGAAGCCCCAGATGTACAGCTCGCCGATCATGAAGGCCGGGCCTTCGAAGCCGGCCGGGAGCACCCAGGTGCAGCGGTTGGCCGGGTCGAGCAGCTCGTCCACGGCGATCACGTGCACCGCGGACAGCTCCTCGGCGTCGACGACGGCCAGCGGCTGCGGGTTCGTCCACCAGGCCACCACCGAGGTGACGTCGAAGCCGCTGCGCGGGATGTGCGCGGCCGGCAGCACGCCGAGCACCTCCACGTCGTCGCTGACGCCGACCTCCTCGGCCGCCTCGCGGAGCGCCGCGGCGATCGGACTGGCGTCGTCCGGCTCGATCCCGCCACCGGGAAAGGCCACCTGACCAGCGTGATTACGCAGCTCGGCGCGCTTCTCGACCAGCACCAGCTGGTAGCCGTGCTCCCCCTGGGAAAGCAGGATCAGCACCGCGGCGGCCCGCTTGCCCTGCGGTGGACGGGCGGCGGCCAGCGCCAGCACGCCGGGCTCGGCCAGCCGGGCCCGGGCCGCCAGCAGTTCGTCCGGAACCGGGACGAAACCCGGACCGGTCGCCCCGCGGCGCTCAGCCACGAGGCTCCCGGATCAGCTTCGCGGCGACCTTCGGATCGGTCGGACCTTCGCCGAACGCCGGGCACAGGCCGGCCACCGGGCAGGCGCCGCAGGCCGGACGGCGGGCATGGCAGCAGCGCCGTCCGTGCCAGATCACTCGATGGTTGACCAGGCGCCAGTCGGACGGCTCGAACAGAGCGCCCACTTCGGCCTCGATCACCACCGGGTTCTCCGACACCGTCCAGCCGAACCGGCGGGACAGCCGGATCAGGTGGGTGTCGGTGGTGATGCCGGGCACGCCGAAGGCGTCGGTGAGCACCACATTGGCGGTCTTGCGTCCCACCCCGGGCAGGGTGACCAGCGCGTCCAAGGTGCCCGGGACGACGCCGCCGAACTGCGACTGGACCGCAGCCGACAGCTTCAGCAGCGAGTCAGTCTTGGCCCGGAAGAAGCCGGTCGGCTTGATCAGTTCTTCGAGTTCGGTGCGATCGGCCGCGGCCAGGGCGGACGGGTCGGGCCAACGCGCAAACAGCGCCGGCGTCACCGTGTTCACCCGGCGATCGGTGGACTGCGCCGAGAGCACGGTGGCCACCAGCAACTGCCAGGCATCGGCGTGGTCGAGCTCGCAGTGCGCGTCCGGATAGGTCTGGCCGAGGAGCGCGAAGATCTCCGCGGCTCGGGCTCGCATGGCCCGTTTCGACTCGACGGCCATCAGCCGCGGACCCGGACGATCAGCTCCACCTCCACCGGCGAATCCAGCGGCAGAACCGCCACACCGACCGCGCTGCGGGCATGCCGTCCGGCCTCGCCGAAGATCTCTCCGACCAGCAGCGATGCGCCATTGGCCACGGCTGGCTGGGCCGTGAAGGACGGATCCGAGGCCACGAACACGACCAGCTTGACCACCTGCTCGATGGCGTCCACCCCGCCTGCCACCGAGGCGGCGGCCGCGACCGCGTTCAGGGCGGCGATCCGGGCCAGCCCGGCGGCGGTCTCGGTGTCGAGCTCGGCCCCGACCTTGCCGGCTCCGGCCAACTGGCCGGCCACAAAGGGCAGCTGACCCGAGGTGTAGACGACATCGCCGACCCGCACCGACGGCACGTAGGCGGCCACTGGCGCCGGGACATCCGGCAGGGTGATGCCGAGTTCGGCCAGTCGCGCCGAGGCGCTCACTGGAGCGGACGCTTCAGGTAGGCCACCAGGTTCTCCGCGTTCGGGCCGGGCACGACCTGCACCAGCTCCCAGCCGTCCGAGCCCCAGTTGTCCAGGATCTGCTTGGTGGCATGCACCAGGATCGGGACGGTCACGTACTCCCACTTTGTCATGAGCTCACCCTAATCAGCGCCCCTGACGATGCTCTAGCCCCGGCCGGGGCGGCGAGATGCTCAGCAGACCCGGCGGGCCTTCGGGCAGAGAATCGACGTCCAGCTGGTGATGTCGGTGCGCTGGCGCAGCAGCTGGCGACGCTCTCGCTCAGTGAGCCCACCCCAGACCCCCCATTCGATGCGGTTGTCCAGAGCCTCGGCAAGACATTCATTGCGCACGGGGCAGCTGAAACACACCGAGCGAGCTCGCTTCTGATCCGCGCCGTCGGGGAACAACTCATCCTGTAGACCCCGGCATTTCGCCTGAAGAGTCCAGTCTTCGACTCGGAGCGACATCGCTCTACCTTTCACACATGGGGTGCACCAAACCGGGTGGGGTTCCCGGGCTGGCGGTAGGGCTCAGGCTAGGCCATCTGCTGAGCCGCCGCTAGGGGTCATTCACCTCCCGGTGAACTCCGTACAGTCTTGTTTCTCAGGGGTGGCGTTCGGGTGACGTAACCTTGAACCCATGCGCATGGGGAAACGGCTGTACTCGCTGATCATGTTCCTCTTCGTCGCGTTTCTCGGCGGCCTGCTTTCGGCGGGTTTGATCGTCCCGATCGCCGGAATCGCGTCGACGGCCGGAACGTCAGCGGCGTCGAGCCTGGATCAGCTGCCGGCCAATCTGGAGACCCCGGCGCAGCCGGAGCGGTCACGGCTGATGACCGCCGACAACAAGGTGCTGGCCACCTTCTACGACGAGAACCGCATCTACGTCCCGCTGGACAAGATCTCGCCGCTGATGCGCCAGGCGCAGGTGGCCATCGAGGATCACCGCTTCTACGAGCACGGCGCCCTCGACCTGCAGGGGACGCTGCGAGCGCTGGTCAGCACCAGCCAGGGCAACACCCAGGGTGCCTCCACGCTGACCCAGCAGTACGTCCGGTTGGTCCTGGTGGAGAACGCCGAGGACATCAGCGACGAGGCCCAGAAGAAGGCGGCCAAGGACGCCGCCACCGAGAACACGCTGGGCCGCAAGATCCGCGAGTTGCGCTATGCGATCGCCATCGAGCAGAAGTTCAGCAAGGACGAGATTCTCGAGCGCTACCTGAACATGAGCTACTACGGTGACGGCGCCTACGGCGTCGAGGCCGCAGCCAAGCATTACTTCAACACCTCCGCGGCCAAGCTCACGCTGGCCCAGTCGGCGATGCTGGCCGGCCTGGTGCGCAACCCGGTGAGCACCAACCCGGTGAAGTTCCCCAAGCCGGGCATCTCGCGGCGCAACGACGTCCTCACCCGGATGTACACCCTGGGTGAGATCACTGCCACCCAGCTGGCCGAGGCCAAGGCCGAGCCCTTCGACGCCACGAAGGTGAAGAAGTCACTCAGCGGCTGCGCGAACTCCAAGTACCCCTTCGTTTGCGACTACGCCTACCGGACGCTGCTGAAGATGCCCTCGTTGGGCGCGACTCCCGAGGAGCGGGACAGCTACATCAAGCGCGGCGGCCTGACCATCCAGACCCTGATCGACCCGGCCGCTCAGGACAAGGCGCAGTCGGTGATCAGCAACTACATCGACGCCCGCGATCCGGTGATCTCGGTGATCACCATGCTTCAGCCGGGCACCGGCCTGATCAAGGCCATGGCGCAGAGCCGTCCGGTGATGGGCATCAACAAGAACGACAAGGGCAAGAACCAATGGAAGGGCGAGACGTACTACAACTACGCCGCCACTGCGGAGATGGGCGGCGCCGAGGGCTTCCAGGCCGGTTCGACGTTCAAGATCTTCACCGCGGCCGCCGCCCTCGATGAGGGCCTGGGCAGCTACGACAAGATCAAACTCGACTACGAGCACAACTATCAGGGCGAGACCTTCCGCAACTGTGACGGCCCCTTCACCCAGATCGACAAGTGGGCGGTCACCGGTGGGCGCGGCCAGGTCGGCCGCTTCGACATGTGGGCCGGCGCCAAGCACTCGATGAACAACTACTTCGCCCGGCTGATCCAGCGGGTAGGCATCTGCCCGGTGGTGAAGATGGCCGCCAAGCTCGGCCTGAAGTCGGCCGACGGTGCCGACCTGGTGAAGACCTACTCGTCCATCCCGTCGTTCACCCTCGGCGTGGCCGGCATCTCGCCGCTGTCGCTGACCGAGGCCTACGCCACCTTCGCGGCCCGTGGCATTCACTGCGACCCGATCATCCTGAAGTCGATCACCAACCGCGACGGCGCGGACGTCCCTGTGCCCAGCGCGAACTGCAAGCGGGTGATCAGCGAGGATCTGGCCGACGCCGTCAACGCGATCTTCCAGGGTCCGTACAACGGTGGTACCGCCACTCCGGCTCGGGTCTGGAGCGTCAAGATGGCCGGCAAGACCGGTACCGTGCCGCGCAACAAGGCGATCTGGACGATGGGCTACACCCCGGATCTGGCCGCGGCCGCAATGATCAGCTACGACTCGCAGCCGAAGTGGGGGTTCCCGAAGTTCTGGGAGTCACGGAGTAACCGGTTCCTGCGCGGCGTGTATCTGAAGTACTCCAAGCGGACGCTGTACGGGGCCTCGGGCCAGGAGGCCGGTGGCCGCTTGCTGAAGCCGGCTTTCGCTGCAGCGTTGGCCGACATCCCGGACAAGCATCAGTTCGTTGCCCCGCCGCGGGACATCCTGATCGGCGAGAAGGTCAGTGTCCCGAGCTGCTCGGGGCTGGGCCTCTCGGCCTGCAAGTCGCGGCTCATCAACGCCGGCTTCACCCCGGTCGAGGAGAAGCAGTTCTCCGAGTACCCGGTGGGCACTCTGATCGGCACCAGCGCGTCCGGCGGCCAGGCCACCAAGGCGAGCACGATCACCCTCTACGTGAGCAAGGGCCCCGAGCCGACGCCGACTCCGCCGCCGACGCCAACCCCGCCAGCGAGTCCGGGGACCGGTGGGGCCGGGTTGCCGGGCGGCGGTACCAGTCCGGGCCGTCCGCGTGGTGGCGGCTGAGCCGATGGGACGAGGCTTTCGCCGGCTGGCGATTCTGGCTGCGGCCTGTTTCGCGTACGGCACCTTCATCGAGCCCTACGACTTTCGGGTACGCCGAGCGCGCCTGAAGGTCCTTCCGGCTGGCGCGGCACCGATCCGAGTGCTGCACATCTCGGACTTCCACCTGGTGGCCAATCAGCGGCGTAAGCGCGCGTTCATCCGGGCGCTGGCCGGGCTGGAACCCGACCTGGTGGTCAACACCGGCGACAACCTGGCCTCTCCGGACGCCCTGGCGCCGCTGATCGAGGATCTGGGCCGGCTGCTGGACGTCCCTGGGGTGTTCGTGTTCGGCTCCAACGACTACACCGCGCCGCGACCGAAGAACCCGCTGGGCTACCTAGCCGGTGACACCAGCCGCGAGGGCGTCCATGCCGACCGGCAGCAGCTGCCCACCGAGGAACTGCGGGAGGCCCTGACTAGCCACGGCTGGCTGGATCTGAACGGCAAGCGTGGCGAGCTGGAGTTGCGCGGGCTGCGGGTGGAGTTCCGCGGCACCGACGACGCCCACCTGAACCTGGACGACTACCGCCTGGTCTCCGGACGTCCGGCCCGAGGCGTCGACCTGGCCGTCGGGGTCACCCACGCCCCGTACTCCCGGGTGCTGGACGCCATGACCGCCGACGGGCTGCGGCTGATCCTGGCCGGGCACACCCACGGCGGGCAGGTCTGTGTCCCCGGCTTCGGGGCGCTGACCACCAACTGCGACCTCCCGCCGCGCCAGGCCAAGGGCGCCAGCCGCCACCACGCCGCCGGAAGGCGCTCCTGGCTGCACGTTTCGGCCGGCCTGGGCGCCAACCCCTATACACCTTTCCGGTTCGCCTGCCCGCCCGAGGTCACCCTGCTGACCCTCGTCCCGGGCTCGAATGGCTGACCCGGTCGAGTTCAGCTACACTTTCACCCGGCCCTGACTAGCTCAGGGTCGTTCGGGGTGTGGCGCAGCTTGGTAGCGCGCGTCGTTCGGGACGACGAGGTCGCAGGTTCAAATCCTGTCACCCCGACCAGCGGAAAGCCGCTCTGACTAGGGACTATGGTCCCAGCCAGAGCGGCTTGCGGCGTCATGCATCCTAACCGCATCCTAAGCACGGCTAACTCCTGCTGGCTTCTGCGCACACTGTCACGCCGCCATTGGTGGTCGAACAGCTGCGAGCCTTCCCGCTTAGCTGCCCTCGGCGCTCGTCTGGGAGGTTCGCCCCGTTCGAGGCATGTGACGTATCAGGAAGCCGATGACTCCGGCGAGTCTGAATCTCTGCGCGATCCCCTCTTTACCCGTTCCACGACTCGAAGCGCGGCGATGGAGTCGGCCCATGGCATGAGTGGGGATTCCTGCTGGCGCGCGTGGACCAGTTCGGCGAAGTGCGCTATCTCGTACGCCATCGCGTCGTGGCCGTCCAAACCGCGGGCTTCGGTGGTGATGACCTGCCCGTTGGTGAGAGCCAATGTCACCGGACCGGGACTGTGGAAACCGTCGGGCAACTCGATGCGACCGCGGGTGCCCGCAGATCGCCGCGGCGCGCGGGGTGTCCGCCGCCATGGTTGTGTGAAGCTGGGCCTGGGCGTTCGGGTGGCCGGGGAACCCGCCGAGCGTGAGCGACATGGTGCGATCCACGCCGGAGGGAGTAAGTTCGTCCACGGTATGCACTCCGCTTGGCTCGCCGAGCACCATGACGGCGAACGCCACGACGTAGTAGCCAAGGTCAAGGAGTGCCCCTCCCCCGAGCGACGGGGTCGGTCAGCTGCGGGATGTGCATGACGCGGCGGCCAAAATCGGCCAGAAGAACTTCGATGTCGCCGAGGACGTCCGAGTGCAGCAGTTGGCGCACGACGTCGGTGCGGGGCAGGAAGCGCGTCTTCATTGCTTCCATGACGGTTACGCCGGCGAGGCCAGGTGCGGCGAGGATCTCGTTGGCTTCTGCCACGCTGAGTGCCATCGGCTTCTCGACGAGCACGCTCTTGCCCGCGGAGATGGCCAACAGCGCGCGTTCGCGGTGGCAACTGTGCGGCGAACTGACGTACACGGCTTCGATCTCCAAATCCGCAACCAGCTCGGCGTAGCTCGCGTGAACCCGTGGCACTCCGAATCGGCGGCCGAATGCCTCTCCCCTGGAAGGGTCCCTGGACGCTACAGCGAGCAGGACCTGTCGAGGCGTGCCTGGTCAACGCGTGTGCGAACGAGTGGGCGATGGCGCCCGGCGCGATGATGCCCCAGCGCGGTGGCCGGGCCAGCCGGGGGTCTTTCACCCGGGGCACAGGGAGCGGTCCGATCACGGCGTGGGTACCTTTCGACAACGGTTCCTACGGCTTCGCCTGCGCATCCTCAGAGGACGCCAAGGGGGAAGCGTTTGGCGTTTGCCGCCCGCTTCCCCCTGGTGCAATCGGTGCGTCCGGACTTCCCCCTATCGGGGCGCGTGTTCGGACTCGAGGGTGTCGATGCGGGTGTGCAGGGCCTTAAGGATGGGCAGCATCCGCTTGGTGATCTGCACTTCGCTGACGACCACCATGAGGCTGTCCTGAGCGTGGCTGAACAGCATGCTGTAGCTGCTGTAGCGGGCTTCGCCGCGGACGCTGCCCTGGATCACCTCAGTCTGCATCCGGTGGCCCTCAGTGATCGCCGCTTCGGCCAGGTCGAGTTCGGCCTGTGCCGCTTCGTGGTCGCCCTCACCGGCGAGTTCGAGCGCCCGCATGGCGTGGGTGCGCCCATCGCCGGCTGCAAGGATCACCTGCATCGAGGCCTGGACGAGTTCGTCGTTGTCTTCCATCTGTCCTGTCCCTCTAGTTGCTGGTGGGGGGTTCGAGGTCGGCACCGTTGGTGGCGATCACGTTTTGGTACCAGTAGAAGCTGTCCTTGCGGGTGCGTTTGCCCGTGCCGTCGCCGTTGTCGTCGAGGTCGACGTGGATGAAACCGTACCGCTTGGACATCTGGCCGCTGGACGCGGATACGAGGTCGATGCCGCTCCAGGTGGTGTAGCCGAACAGGTCCACCCCGTCCTCGGCGATCCCCAGGGCGATCTGCTCGATGTGTGCCTTGAAGAACTCGATCCGGTAAGGGTCGTGGATCTGGCCGTCGACGACCTCGTCCTTGGCCCCGATGCCGTTCTCGACGATTGCCATCGGGATCTCGTACCGGTCGTAGTACCGGTTCATCGTGACGCGGAGGCCGATCGGGTCGATCGCCCAGCCCCAGTCGGTCCTGGCCAGGTAGGGGTTCTCCAAGATGCCGAGCATGCGCTGGGCGTCGGTGATGAGTGGGTCCTTCTCAGGGTTGAGCGGTGCTACCCGGCTGAAGTAGTAGCTCCAGGCGAGGAAGTCGATCGTCCCGTCGGCCAGAGCTTCGGCATCGCCATCCGCCTGCTCGATAGCGATGCCCTTCCGGTCCAGGAACCCCTTCGCGTAGGCCGGGTAGTGGCCGCGGACCATGGTGTCGGTGTAGTAGAACACCTCCCGGTCGGCGTCGAGTTCCTCCAGAGCGTCGAGCGGGTCGCACGACTTGGCGTACGCGGTCATGGCGTTGACCATGCAGCCGATCTTGGCGTCCGGAATCAGTCGGTGACCAGCAGCCACCGCCTTTGCGCTGGCAACCATCTGGTGATGGGCGGTCTGGAACATGACTTGCTCGGATCGAGGTTGCTTGCCGAAGAACACCCCGCTGCACGGGAACGGCGTGCTGGTGGCGAAGTTGATCTCGTTGAATGTGATCCAGTGCTTGACCCACTTGCCGAACCGCTCGAAGCAGATCTCGGCGTAGCGGACGAACAGCTCGATCACCTCGCGGCTGGCGAAGCCGTTGTACCGGCGGGACAGTTCCAGCGGCATCTCGTAGTGGCACAGGGTCACCAGCGGAGTGATGCCGTACTTGGCGAGTTCGGCGAACACCTCCTCGTAGTGGCGCAGGCCGGCCTCGTTCGGGGTCTCGTCGTCGCCGTTGGGCATGATCCGCGCCCACAGGATCGACATTCGGAAGCACTTGATGCCCATCTCGGCGAGCAGTGCGATGTCTTCGCGGAAGGTGCGGTAGAAGTCGATCCCGTGGTGAAACGGGTAGCGGCGATCCGGGTCGACCACCAGGGCGTCGGGGTACTCGCCCTGATGGCCGGCCGGAAGGACATCGACGATCGCCAAACCCTTGCCGTCCTTGTCGTACGAGCCCTCCATCTGGTGCGCACTGGTGGCGACGCCCCAGAGGAAGTCTGGAGGGAACGCAGACATCAGGCAGCCACCGCCTCAGCGGCGTCCTCGGCCTCGGCCGCCGCCTTCTCCTTGGCAGCTTCCTGAGCCTCGTAGGTCTTGAAGAAGGGCAGGTAGACAAAGTACGCGATCACGAAGAGGACCGCCCAGAACACCACACCCAGCCAGTCGTAGTTGGTGAGGAAGGTCGAGACCGGCTGGGGCAGGAAGTTCATCGCGAACGGCCGGGACGGGATCGCCACGAGTCCGCCGCTCAAGGTGAGGTAGGTGAGGGACGGCACGATGAGGCTGACGATCAGGTAGGGGATCATCATCAGCGGGTTCCACACCACCGGCAGGCCGTACATCACCGGCTCGTTGATGTTGAAGATGGACGGGAAGATCGCCACGCGGCCGACGCTGCGGATCCGGGCCGACTTCGAGCGCAGCATCTGCAGGTTGAGCGGCATGGTGCCGCCCATGCCGCCGAAGGTACACCAGCCGGCGAAGACGACCTCGACAGTGGTGATGTAGATCGGCTTCTGACCCGCGGCGACGAGGTCGGCGTTGGCGGCGATGTTGGGCAGAGCGAGAGCAAGGAAGATCGGGTACGCCGTCCACGCCGACAGGCCCAGCGAGTAGAACAAGGCCATCAGGAAGTACAGCAGGACGAAGCCGACGAAGCTGTTCCCGATCGCCTGCAGCGGCTCGAACAGCCGGGTCATTGAGCCGAAGACGTCCACTCCGAGCGAGGTGGTCACGACGGCCGCGGCGATCACCAGGATCACCGGGAGGATCGACTCGAACCAAGTAACCACGATCGTGGGCAGGGTGGTGTCCTTCGGGAACAGGCCGCGCTTGAAGTAGGCGCTGAACAGCCAGCCCAGCAGCAGGCCTGCGATCAGGCCGACCGTCATGCCACCCGCGCCAAGGTTGCCGGCCGCGAAGGACATCACGCCGTTCTTGTCGATCTTGGGGCCCATCAGGGCGAACATTGTGCTGATACCGGTCAGGCCGGCGACCATGCGCGCCCGGCCAAGGCCCTTGAGTTCGAGGACGTTGAACGGGATGACGAACGCTAGGAACAGGCCGAGCAGGCCGAAGCTGTACTGGTTGATCGCCGACACATCCGGCAGCCACGGCAAGAAGTTCCTGAACGTGGCCAGGAGGTTCGCGACAGCACCGACGAGGATCATCGGCAGCACCATCTGGAACGCGCTCTGCACGGCCATGACGTACGTGTTCTGGGTGAACTTCGCCACCATGGGGCTGAGCGACTGCTTCAACCAGGTCATCAGGCTCTGGTAGAACCTCTTCATCGCACGCCCCCGCTCACTGCGGCCTGGGCGACATTGAAACCCGCATTGCCATCGAGCATCGCGTAGGTCATGTCGTCGAGGATCGCGTACGGCTTGCCTGCGGTCGCGCAGGCCTTCTGAATCATGGACTCGAACGAACGCATCTGCGGCGCGGCCAGTACGACGTCGAACTGGTCGACGACCTGGCCCAGCTGGGCGTAGCTGTACGCCTCGGACGTGGTGTCGGTCGCGCCGCTCGCGACGCCGGCCTGCGCGATCTTGCGCGCGATCATGCCGCTGGACACCCCGTTCCCACAGATCAACAGGATCTTCATTGCTCCTCCTCGGGGGGCCTGCCCCTGGTCAGTGTCGGCCTGTGTCGTCGCGGAGGGCGGGCCGATCGCACTTCTGTACCGCATCTTCACGCTACGAGCGGCCCAGGTGGAGCTGCCAATACTCCTGCTTCCGCCAGGCGGAAGTCGGCCGTTGCCAACAATCCGGCTAGTCCGCGAGCAGTTCGTTGACCGCCGCGAGGAACCCCGG
The nucleotide sequence above comes from Propionicimonas paludicola. Encoded proteins:
- the nth gene encoding endonuclease III, which encodes MRARAAEIFALLGQTYPDAHCELDHADAWQLLVATVLSAQSTDRRVNTVTPALFARWPDPSALAAADRTELEELIKPTGFFRAKTDSLLKLSAAVQSQFGGVVPGTLDALVTLPGVGRKTANVVLTDAFGVPGITTDTHLIRLSRRFGWTVSENPVVIEAEVGALFEPSDWRLVNHRVIWHGRRCCHARRPACGACPVAGLCPAFGEGPTDPKVAAKLIREPRG
- a CDS encoding NUDIX hydrolase, translated to MAERRGATGPGFVPVPDELLAARARLAEPGVLALAAARPPQGKRAAAVLILLSQGEHGYQLVLVEKRAELRNHAGQVAFPGGGIEPDDASPIAAALREAAEEVGVSDDVEVLGVLPAAHIPRSGFDVTSVVAWWTNPQPLAVVDAEELSAVHVIAVDELLDPANRCTWVLPAGFEGPAFMIGELYIWGFTAYLLDELFELLGWTKPWPRDRHTEIPARFLAG
- a CDS encoding DUF4177 domain-containing protein — protein: MTKWEYVTVPILVHATKQILDNWGSDGWELVQVVPGPNAENLVAYLKRPLQ
- a CDS encoding phage holin family protein is translated as MAEKTDIADLIASIQADVTAIVRGELELAKAELIPQAKRAGIGAGLFGAVGYLGLSAMAVLFSTIGFAWAIGFQAWFHLDLLPALFWGFLTDTVTMLLVAAVLALIGKAQMKFSGPEATVAQAEASVAAVKDAVERGKDEVAELSITGGKRPQVPELP
- a CDS encoding transglycosylase domain-containing protein; amino-acid sequence: MGKRLYSLIMFLFVAFLGGLLSAGLIVPIAGIASTAGTSAASSLDQLPANLETPAQPERSRLMTADNKVLATFYDENRIYVPLDKISPLMRQAQVAIEDHRFYEHGALDLQGTLRALVSTSQGNTQGASTLTQQYVRLVLVENAEDISDEAQKKAAKDAATENTLGRKIRELRYAIAIEQKFSKDEILERYLNMSYYGDGAYGVEAAAKHYFNTSAAKLTLAQSAMLAGLVRNPVSTNPVKFPKPGISRRNDVLTRMYTLGEITATQLAEAKAEPFDATKVKKSLSGCANSKYPFVCDYAYRTLLKMPSLGATPEERDSYIKRGGLTIQTLIDPAAQDKAQSVISNYIDARDPVISVITMLQPGTGLIKAMAQSRPVMGINKNDKGKNQWKGETYYNYAATAEMGGAEGFQAGSTFKIFTAAAALDEGLGSYDKIKLDYEHNYQGETFRNCDGPFTQIDKWAVTGGRGQVGRFDMWAGAKHSMNNYFARLIQRVGICPVVKMAAKLGLKSADGADLVKTYSSIPSFTLGVAGISPLSLTEAYATFAARGIHCDPIILKSITNRDGADVPVPSANCKRVISEDLADAVNAIFQGPYNGGTATPARVWSVKMAGKTGTVPRNKAIWTMGYTPDLAAAAMISYDSQPKWGFPKFWESRSNRFLRGVYLKYSKRTLYGASGQEAGGRLLKPAFAAALADIPDKHQFVAPPRDILIGEKVSVPSCSGLGLSACKSRLINAGFTPVEEKQFSEYPVGTLIGTSASGGQATKASTITLYVSKGPEPTPTPPPTPTPPASPGTGGAGLPGGGTSPGRPRGGG
- a CDS encoding WhiB family transcriptional regulator, which gives rise to MSLRVEDWTLQAKCRGLQDELFPDGADQKRARSVCFSCPVRNECLAEALDNRIEWGVWGGLTERERRQLLRQRTDITSWTSILCPKARRVC
- a CDS encoding RidA family protein, whose amino-acid sequence is MSASARLAELGITLPDVPAPVAAYVPSVRVGDVVYTSGQLPFVAGQLAGAGKVGAELDTETAAGLARIAALNAVAAAASVAGGVDAIEQVVKLVVFVASDPSFTAQPAVANGASLLVGEIFGEAGRHARSAVGVAVLPLDSPVEVELIVRVRG
- a CDS encoding glycoside hydrolase family 13 protein, with translation MAWWHSAVAYQIYPRSFADSNGDGVGDLKGILTHLDYLAMLGVDVVWLSPIYRSPMDDNGYDISDYDDIDPLFGTLADFDALVEGLHARGIRLVLDMVINHTSDVHPWFLESRKPGSPKRDWYYWRPARDGFEPGSEGAEPTNWGSFFAGRGWKFDPASGEYYLHLFSPRQPDLNWENPEVRAELYAMMRRWLDRGVDGFRFDVINLISKTLPLADGPAGPDGICYDPSVVAEGPRLHEFLKELNREVGIDERQLFTVGEMVLVNSADARAHTDPEAGELGMVFTFEHMMLDAGPSGLKWDIVPLRLPALKANLAHWQQELADVGWNSLYWENHDQPRSVSRFGDDSPEFRVASAKTLATTLHLLKGTPFVYQGEELGMTNAGLTGIEQYDDIESRNFYAGGLALGMDPAQLLGALAQRSRDNARTPVPWHGGAGAGFSTGTPWLPVNANHDQINAADAVADPGSVFHHYRKLIALRHDSALVREGRFELLLGEHPSLFCYLRSLDDQALLVVANWSSAPVPLPLDDLPSLVGARLILGTHDELSDTLAGWESRVYRLGW